In Alosa alosa isolate M-15738 ecotype Scorff River chromosome 19, AALO_Geno_1.1, whole genome shotgun sequence, a genomic segment contains:
- the foxa2 gene encoding forkhead box protein A2 — translation MMLGAVKMEGHEHSDWSTYYAEPECYTSVGNMNTGLGMNSMNTYMSMSGMSTTANMTANSMNMSYVNTGMSPSMTGMSPGPAAMGGMGASMAGMSAALSPSMSPMAGQPPSMNALTSYTNMNAMSPMYGQSNINRSRDPKTYRRSYTHAKPPYSYISLITMAIQQSTSKMLTLSEIYQWIMDLFPFYRQNQQRWQNSIRHSLSFNDCFVKVPRSPDKPGKGSFWTLHPDSGNMFENGCYLRRQKRFKVDLKKLGKESGKKTSEGGSSSSESCNGNESPHSNLSSNEHKRSLSDMKSSQGLSPEHAASPTSQAQHLLAQHHSVLAHEAHLKPEHHYSFNHPFSINNLMSSEQQHHKMDLKTYEQVMHYSGYGSPMAGALSMGSMAGKAGLDSSTLAPDTSYYQGVYSRPIMNSS, via the exons ATGATGCTTGGAGCAGTCAAAATGGAAGGACACGAACACTCAGACTGGAGCACTTACTACGCCGAACCCGAG TGTTACACATCGGTTGGCAACATGAACACGGGACTGGGAatgaattcaatgaacacttatatGAGTATGTCCGGAATGAGTACGACGGCCAACATGACAGCCAACTCAATGAACATGTCCTATGTCAACACAGGAATGAGCCCCTCGATGACGGGCATGTCACCGGGCCCTGCAGCGATGGGGGGCATGGGCGCAAGCATGGCTGGCATGAGTGCAGCCCTGAGTCCCAGTATGAGTCCCATGGCCGGGCAACCACCGTCCATGAATGCCTTAACCTCGTACACCAACATGAACGCCATGAGCCCAATGTATGGACAATCTAACATCAACAGATCAAGGGACCCGAAGACGTACAGAAGGAGCTACACGCACGCCAAGCCACCGTACTCGTACATTTCCCTCATTACAATGGCCATTCAGCAGTCGACTAGCAAGATGCTAACGCTAAGTGAGATCTACCAGTGGATAATGGACCTTTTCCCATTTTACCGTCAGAACCAGCAGCGCTGGCAGAATTCCATACGCCATTCGCTTTCCTTTAACGACTGTTTCGTGAAAGTTCCCAGATCCCCGGATAAACCCGGCAAAGGTTCATTTTGGACACTGCATCCAGACTCTGGAAACATGTTCGAGAACGGTTGCTACCTGAGGAGACAAAAGCGGTTTAAGGTCGATCTAAAAAAACTCGGCAAAGAGTCCGGGAAAAAGACTTCGGAGGGTGGATCTAGCAGTTCGGAGAGCTGCAATGGAAACGAATCTCCCCACTCCAATTTATCCTCCAATGAACATAAAAGGTCGCTCTCAGACATGAAGTCAAGTCAGGGCTTGAGTCCAGAGCACGCAGCCTCGCCGACCTCGCAGGCGCAGCACCTACTCGCGCAACACCACTCGGTGCTGGCGCACGAGGCGCACCTGAAGCCGGAGCATCACTACTCTTTCAACCACCCTTTCTCCATTAATAACTTAATGTCATCAGAACAGCAGCATCACAAAATGGACCTTAAGACTTACGAGCAGGTGATGCACTACTCTGGCTATGGCTCCCCCATGGCCGGAGCCCTATCCATGGGCTCGATGGCTGGCAAAGCTGGTTTAGACTCTTCAACCTTAGCCCCAGATACATCATATTATCAAGGTGTGTACTCTAGGCCCATAATGAACTCTTCTTAA